One Vanessa cardui chromosome 17, ilVanCard2.1, whole genome shotgun sequence DNA window includes the following coding sequences:
- the LOC124536688 gene encoding collagenase-like, with the protein MKFLLVVVGLALAVAAEEKIFSDYHEEIGIQEAARIKSAEEAQDFDGSRITGGSAASLGSHPHLGGLVITLTDGRQSVCGSSLLSNTRAVTAAHCWRHGRTQARQFTVVLGSIRLFSGGVRVNTNNVQMHASYNERTLHNDVAVIVMPHVTFTANIQRINLASGTNNYVGTWATAAGFGRTADNVGISSSQALRHVNLQVITNAVCANTFGSSIVISSTLCTATRNGQSTCGGDSGGPLAIGRGTSGTLIGITSFGSAAGCTRGFPAAFARVTSFNAWIRARL; encoded by the exons ATGAAATTCCTGCTTGTCGTCGTTGGCCTGGCCCTGGCTGTCGCAGCCGAGGAGAAGATCTTCTCCGACTACCATGAGGAGATTGGTATCCAAGAAGCTGCACGCATAAAGTCCGCTGAGGAGGCTCAGGACTTCGACGGCTCCAGGATCACAGGAGGATCAGCGGCTTCTCTCGGATCCCACCCCCACTTG ggTGGTCTGGTCATCACTCTGACTGACGGCAGACAGTCAGTTTGCGGGTCTTCCCTCCTCTCCAACACCCGGGCGGTGACCGCCGCTCACTGCTGGAGGCATGGCAGAACCCAAGCTCGTCAATTCACCGTCGTCCTCGGCTCTATCCGTCTCTTCTCCGGCGGTGTTCGTGTCAACACCAACAACGTCCAAATGCATGCAAGCTACAACGAGAGAACCCTCCACAACGACGTTGCCGTCATAGTTATGCCACACGTTACTTTCACCG CCAACATTCAACGCATCAACCTCGCCAGTGGCACTAACAACTACGTCGGTACCTGGGCCACAGCCGCCGGTTTCGGTAGAACTGCTGACA ATGTCGGTATCAGCAGCAGCCAGGCACTGCGTCACGTTAACTTGCAAGTAATCACCAACGCCGTGTGCGCCAACACCTTCGGATCCAGCATCGTCATCTCGTCCACCCTGTGTACCGCCACCCGCAACGGTCAGAGCACCTGCGGCGGTGACTCCGGTGGCCCTCTCGCTATCGGCAGAGGCACCAGTGGCACTTTG ATCGGTATCACCTCCTTCGGCTCCGCGGCCGGTTGCACCCGAGGCTTCCCCGCCGCTTTCGCCAGAGTGACCTCATTCAACGCCTGGATCCGCGCCCGTCTTTAA
- the LOC124536685 gene encoding collagenase-like, whose protein sequence is MKFLLVVVGLALAVAAEEKIFSDYHEEIGIQEAARIKFAEEAQDFDGSRITGGSAASLGSHPHLGGLVITLTDGRQSVCGSSLLSNTRAVTAAHCWRHGRTQARQFTVVLGSIRLFSGGVRVNTNNVQMHASYNERTLHNDVAVIVMPHVTFTANIQRINLASGTNNYVGTWATAAGFGRTADNVGISSSQALRHVNLQVITNAVCANTFGSSIVISSTLCTATRNGQSTCGGDSGGPLAIGRGTSGTLIGITSFGSAAGCTRGFPAAFARVTSFNAWIRARL, encoded by the exons ATGAAATTCCTGCTCGTCGTCGTTGGCCTGGCCCTGGCTGTCGCAGCCGAGGAGAAGATCTTCTCCGACTACCATGAGGAGATTGGTATCCAAGAAGCTGCACGCATAAAGTTCGCTGAGGAGGCTCAGGACTTCGACGGCTCCAGGATCACAGGAGGATCAGCGGCTTCTCTCGGATCCCACCCCCACTTG GGTGGTCTGGTCATCACTCTGACTGACGGCAGACAGTCAGTTTGCGGTTCTTCCCTCCTCTCCAACACCCGGGCGGTGACCGCCGCTCACTGCTGGAGGCATGGCAGAACCCAAGCTCGTCAATTCACCGTCGTCCTCGGCTCTATCCGTCTCTTCTCCGGCGGTGTTCGTGTCAACACCAACAACGTCCAAATGCATGCAAGCTACAACGAGAGAACCCTCCACAACGACGTTGCCGTCATTGTTATGCCACACGTTACTTTCACCG CCAATATTCAACGCATCAACCTCGCCAGTGGCACTAACAACTACGTCGGTACCTGGGCCACAGCCGCCGGATTCGGTAGAACTGCTGACA ATGTCGGTATCAGCAGCAGCCAGGCACTGCGTCACGTTAACTTGCAAGTAATCACCAACGCCGTGTGCGCCAACACCTTCGGATCCAGCATCGTCATCTCCTCCACCCTGTGTACCGCCACCCGCAACGGTCAGAGCACCTGCGGCGGTGACTCCGGTGGTCCTCTCGCTATCGGCAGAGGCACCAGTGGCACTTTG ATCGGTATCACCTCCTTCGGCTCCGCCGCCGGCTGCACCCGAGGCTTCCCCGCTGCTTTCGCCAGAGTGACCTCATTCAACGCCTGGATCCGCGCCCGACTTTAA
- the LOC124536680 gene encoding collagenase-like isoform X2, whose product MKFLLVVVGLALAVAAEEKIFSNYHEEIGIPEAARIKLAEEAQDFDGSRITGGQASSLGAHPHLGGLVITLTDNRQSVCGSSLLSNTRLVTAAHCWRHGSTQARIFTVVLGSTRLFSGGVRINTNNVQVHGSYNQATLNNDVAIIVIGHVSFTNNIQRINLASGSNSYAGTWATAAGFGRTSDSAGISVAQAKRHVNLQVITNAVCANTFGSSVIVSSTLCVATTNGQSTCGGDSGGPLAIGSGNSRTLIGITSFGSAAGCTRGFPAAFARVTSFASWINARL is encoded by the exons ATGAAATTCCTGCTTGTCGTCGTTGGCCTGGCCCTGGCTGTCGCAGCCGAGGAGAAGATCTTCTCCAACTACCATGAGGAGATCGGTATCCCTGAAGCTGCACGCATCAAGCTCGCCGAGGAGGCTCAGGACTTCGACGGCTCCAGGATCACTGGAGGACAGGCGTCATCTCTCGGCGCCCACCCTCACTTG GGTGGTCTGGTCATCACTTTGACTGACAATAGACAGTCAGTTTGCGGATCTTCTCTCCTCTCCAACACCAGGCTAGTGACCGCCGCCCATTGCTGGAGGCACGGTTCAACCCAAGCTCGTATTTTCACCGTCGTCCTCGGCTCTACCCGTCTCTTCTCCGGCGGTGTTCGCATAAACACCAACAACGTCCAAGTTCACGGCAGCTACAACCAGGCAACCCTCAACAACGATGTTGCCATTATTGTGATTGGCCACGTTTCTTTCACCA ACAACATTCAACGCATCAACCTCGCCAGTGGCAGTAACAGCTACGCCGGTACCTGGGCTACAGCCGCCGGTTTCGGTAGAACCAGTGACA GTGCTGGTATCAGCGTTGCCCAGGCAAAACGTCACGTTAACTTGCAAGTAATCACCAACGCCGTGTGCGCCAACACCTTCGGATCCAGTGTCATTGTCTCCTCCACCCTGTGTGTCGCCACCACTAACGGTCAGAGCACCTGCGGCGGTGACTCCGGTGGTCCTCTCGCTATTGGCAGCGGCAACAGCCGTACTCTG ATCGGTATCACATCCTTCGGATCAGCCGCCGGATGCACTCGTGGCTTCCCCGCCGCTTTCGCCAGAGTGACCTCATTCGCCTCCTGGATCAACGCCCGTctttaa
- the LOC124536680 gene encoding collagenase-like isoform X1: protein MKFLLVVVGLALAVAAEEKIFSNYHEEIGIPEAARIKLAEEAQDFDGSRITGGQASSLGAHPHLGGLVITLTDNRQSVCGSSLLSNTRLVTAAHCWRHGSTQARIFTVVLGSTRLFSGGVRINTNNVQVHGSYNQATLNNDVAIIVIGHVSFTNNIQRINLASGSNSYAGTWATAAGFGRTSDSAGISVAQAKRHVNLQVITNAVCANTFGSSVIVSSTLCVATTNGQSTCGGDSGGPLAIGSGNSRTLIGITSFGSAAGCTRGFPAGFARVTSFNSWISSRL, encoded by the exons ATGAAATTCCTGCTTGTCGTCGTTGGCCTGGCCCTGGCTGTCGCAGCCGAGGAGAAGATCTTCTCCAACTACCATGAGGAGATCGGTATCCCTGAAGCTGCACGCATCAAGCTCGCCGAGGAGGCTCAGGACTTCGACGGCTCCAGGATCACTGGAGGACAGGCGTCATCTCTCGGCGCCCACCCTCACTTG GGTGGTCTGGTCATCACTTTGACTGACAATAGACAGTCAGTTTGCGGATCTTCTCTCCTCTCCAACACCAGGCTAGTGACCGCCGCCCATTGCTGGAGGCACGGTTCAACCCAAGCTCGTATTTTCACCGTCGTCCTCGGCTCTACCCGTCTCTTCTCCGGCGGTGTTCGCATAAACACCAACAACGTCCAAGTTCACGGCAGCTACAACCAGGCAACCCTCAACAACGATGTTGCCATTATTGTGATTGGCCACGTTTCTTTCACCA ACAACATTCAACGCATCAACCTCGCCAGTGGCAGTAACAGCTACGCCGGTACCTGGGCTACAGCCGCCGGTTTCGGTAGAACCAGTGACA GTGCTGGTATCAGCGTTGCCCAGGCAAAACGTCACGTTAACTTGCAAGTAATCACCAACGCCGTGTGCGCCAACACCTTCGGATCCAGTGTCATTGTCTCCTCCACCCTGTGTGTCGCCACCACTAACGGTCAGAGCACCTGCGGCGGTGACTCCGGTGGTCCTCTCGCTATTGGCAGCGGCAACAGCCGTACTCTG ATCGGTATCACCTCCTTCGGCTCAGCCGCCGGCTGCACACGAGGCTTCCCCGCCGGTTTCGCCAGAGTGACCTCATTCAACTCCTGGATCAGCAGCCGCCTTTAA
- the LOC124536686 gene encoding collagenase-like produces MKFLLVVVGLALAVAAEEKIFSDYHEEIGIPEAARIKFAEEAQDFDGSRITGGSAASLGSHPHLGGLVITLTDGRQSVCGSSLLSNTRAVTAAHCWRHGRTQARQFTVVLGSIRLFSGGVRVNTNNVQMHASYNERTLHNDVAVIVMPHVTFTANIQRINLASGTNNYVGTWATAAGFGRTADNVGISSSQALRHVNLQVITNAVCANTFGSSIVISSTLCTATRNGQSTCGGDSGGPLAIGRGTSGTLIGITSFGSAAGCTRGFPAAFARVTSFNAWIRARL; encoded by the exons ATGAAATTCCTGCTCGTCGTCGTTGGCCTGGCCCTGGCTGTCGCAGCCGAGGAGAAGATCTTCTCCGACTACCATGAGGAGATCGGTATCCCAGAAGCTGCACGCATAAAGTTCGCTGAGGAGGCTCAGGACTTCGACGGCTCCAGGATCACAGGAGGATCAGCGGCATCTCTCGGATCCCACCCCCACTTG GGTGGTCTGGTCATCACTCTGACTGACGGCAGACAGTCAGTTTGCGGGTCTTCCCTCCTCTCTAACACCCGGGCGGTGACCGCCGCTCACTGCTGGAGGCATGGCAGAACCCAAGCTCGTCAATTCACCGTCGTCCTCGGCTCTATCCGTCTCTTCTCCGGCGGCGTTCGTGTCAACACCAACAACGTCCAAATGCATGCAAGCTACAATGAGAGAACCCTCCACAACGACGTTGCCGTCATTGTCATGCCACACGTTACTTTCACCG CCAATATTCAACGCATCAACCTCGCCAGTGGCACTAACAACTACGTCGGTACCTGGGCCACAGCCGCCGGTTTCGGAAGAACTGCTGACA ATGTCGGTATCAGCAGCAGCCAGGCACTGCGTCACGTTAACTTGCAAGTAATCACCAACGCCGTGTGCGCCAACACCTTCGGCTCCAGCATCGTCATCTCCTCCACCCTGTGTACCGCCACCCGCAACGGTCAGAGCACCTGCGGCGGTGACTCCGGTGGTCCTCTCGCTATCGGCAGAGGCACCAGTGGCACTCTG ATCGGTATCACCTCCTTCGGCTCCGCCGCCGGCTGCACCCGAGGCTTCCCCGCCGCTTTCGCCAGAGTGACCTCATTCAACGCCTGGATTCGCGCCCGTCTTTAA